From the genome of Marinobacter sp. F4206:
TAGGCTTCTGCCCAGTCCGGAGCAACAACCACATAGCGCCGGTCGAATTTGTCTGCGGCTTCTACAGCGTTCAAGCTCCAACCAAGGAGTGCAATATACCCCTTGTCCGGATTGTACTTATGCTCGCTCATAGGCTCTCTCCTTTGCGTGGGGTGTCTATTAACCCTACGCGTTACTTGGGAAATCGCAAATCAGACTGCCCCTAAAACGAAAAAAGCACCGCGAGTGCAGGTTTTTAAAACCCGCACTCTCGGTGCTTAGGAGCCTGTTATACCGATTAGGAATATCAGTTCAGTTTTAGTGTTGAGAGCGTTCTTTCACGTACTTTGGTCAGTAACGCCTCGTCCTCCACCAGCGACTGTCCGTAGGAAGGAATCAGCTGTTTAAGCCGTTCTTGCCAGTCTGCGGACTTCAGACTTTCCGGGAAACAGCGTTCGAGAACATCAAGCATGGCATTGGCAGCGGTGGAGGCCCCTGGAGACGCGCCCAACAGGGCCGCCAGCGTGCCATCTTTGGCGGCCACGATCTCGGTACCGAACTCGAGCTTGCCGCCACCGCCTTCCTGCTGCTTGATGATTTGTACCCGTTGACCGGCCATCTTCAGCTCCCAGTCTTCCTCTCGGGCATCCGGGAAGAAGTTGCGCAGCGAGGCGACCCGGTCGCTGTGCGACTGGAACACTTCACCAATCAGGTAGCGGGTCAGGTCCATGTTGCTCTTGCTCACGGACAGCATCGGGCGCAGGTTGGTGGGCTTGACCGACCCGAACAGGTCGAAGATCGAGCCCTGTTTCAGGAAGCGGGTGGTGAAGCCGGCAAACGGTCCGAACAGCAGCGCCGGCTCGCCATTGATGATTCGGGTATCCAGGTGCGGCACCGACATTGGCGGCGCGCCAATCGGCGCCTTGCCGTAGACCTTGGAATGGTGCTGTTCGACGATGTCCGGCTTGCGGCACACCAGCCACTGACCACTGACCGGGAAACCTCCGTAACCCCGGGCCTCTTCAATACCGGACTTCTGCAGCATGGGCAGAGCGCCGCCACCGGCACCCAGGAATACAAAGCCTGCCTCCAGCTTGGTGAGTTCACCGGTTTTCTGGTTCCTGACCCGGACTTTCCAGCGGCCATTGTCGCGCTGGTCAATGTAGTGCACGGGGCTGCTGAGCATCAGCTCGAAATTGGGCTGGCTCTCCAGGTATTCCACCATGCTGCGGGTCAGTGAGCCGAAATCCACGTCGGCCCCATGTTTGATGCGAGTGGCAGCCACCCTTTGCATCGGATCCCGATCCTTCACCACCAGCGGCATCCACTCTTCCAGATCATCCGGGGACTCGGTGTATTCCATCTCCCGGAACAGGTGGTGGGCGCTCAGGCGTTCGAAACGGCGCTTGAGGAAAGCCACGTTTTTCTCACCCCAGACAAAACTCTGGTGTGGCGTACGGTTAATGAAGGTCTTGGGATCGGGAAGCATGCCCTGCTCCACCAGGTACGACCAGAACTGGAGGGACACCTCGAACTGGGCGTTGATCTGGAGCGCCCGATCAATGGCGACATCACCGTCCCCGGTTTCCGGCGTGTAGTTGAGCTCACAATATCCGGCGTGGCCGGTACCTGCGTTGTTCCACCCGTCTGTGCTCTCATGGGCAACGTGATCAAGACGTTCCACCATGACGATGTCCAGGGACGGATCGAGTTGCCTGAGCATCATGCCGAGGGTGGCGCTCATGACGCCACCACCGACCAGCACTACGTCTGCCTGTCTTGCGGCCATTGGTCTATACCCCAGCTAGTATTAAGCCTGTGTGCTCCTCCACGATCAGCAGAAGAGCCTGTCGAAAGCCGGTCAAGCGCAAGGTAAAAGGCGCTGCCGTCTGCTCTCGGTCTGAATGTGGGCGCAATTATCCCGATTTCCGCTGAAATAATAAATTGCGATTGTCAATCGATTCGCTTTGCGGACGCCTATTACCGACACCAGGACACCGCCTGGGTCAATTACGAACAGTGGTTTGCTCCGGGTCAAAGGTCTAAAATCCCGCCCCACAAACTTTTCCCGGGCCGGTTACGGCCTGCCCCTTTGAAATGAAAATCTGGACGGGATTACCCGATGTCTGCCCTAGAAGCTGTTCTGATCGCTCTTGCTGTTCTGGCGCTGCTTGGCGTTATTTTTGAAGAAATCATTCATGTCAACAAAGCCAAGGTCACACTGTTCTTTGGCACCCTCAGCTGGATTGTTCTGTTTCTTGCCAGTGGAAGTGAGGGCGAAACTGACGCTATTTCGACCGGCCTGTCTGAAAGCATTGCCGAGATAGCGGGTCTTTGGTTGTTCCTGGTCGCGGCTATGACGTTCGTTGCCTACCTGAACAAGAAGGGGATGATCGAAAACCTGATTTACCTGATCATGCCGAAACAGGTAAGCGAACGGAAACTGCTGTTTCTGACCGGACTTTTCTGCTTTATTTTCTCCTCTTTGGCAGACAATATCACCGCTACGTTAGTCTCATGTTCGTTGATCCTGTCACTGGATCTGGAACTGAAAAAGCGCCTCCAATTCGTCACCCTGGTGGTCTTTGCCGTCAACTCCGGGGGCGTGTCCCTGATCACCGGCGACGTCACCACGCTGATGATTTTCCTGGCGGACAAGGTAGAAATCCTGACCTTGCTGACACTGGCGATTCCCGCCTCCATTACCGTGTTCATCCTGGCCGTCTTTCTCTCCAAGGGGCTCACAGGCACCGTCACCCTTCGTTCCACCAAGAACGAAATCCGTCCCGTCGACGCAGTGATCAGCGGCCTGTTTTTGTTAACGATCCTGAGCACCATTGCCGGCAACGCCCTGTTCGGCGTGCCACCGGTTCTGACCTTCCTGTTCGGGCTGTCGATCATGTTCCTGGTGTCCCGGTTCATGAGCGACGATTCTGATCTGGACCCGATTCTCGAGTACATTCGTATCATTGAGTTCGAGACGCTGCTGTTCTTCCTGGGCATCCTGCTGCTGGTGGGCATGCTCAAGGAAATTCACGCGCTGGATTCATTTGTGGCGATCTACGATATTTTGCCGCCGCTATATGCCAACTACCTCATGGGTATCTTCTCGGCGGTAATTGATAACGTGCCGTTGACGGCCGCCCTGCTCAAGGCCGGCATTACCATGAACCCGGGCGAATGGATGGGCCTGACCTACGCCGTGGGCGTGGGTGGATCCTTGCTGGTGATCGGTTCCGCCGCCGGCATCGTGGCAATGAGCAAAATCCCGGGGCTGACCTTTGGTGCCTACATGCGGTATCTTGCCCACCTCTTGGCCGCCTATACCCTGGGCTACGCCGGGGTATTCATGCTCGGACGTTTCATTAACTGAGGTTTTTCTATGGTAATGGCAATTGGCGCAATCATCGCCGGCCTGGTCCTGCTGGTCTGGAGTGCCGACAAGTTCGTTGAGGGCGCTGCCGCCACCGCCAAGCACCTGGGCATGCCCGCGCTGCTGATTGGCATGGTTATCATCGGCTTCGGCACCTCCGCGCCGGAACTCGCGGTATCGGCCATGGCCGCGGCCGACGGCAACCCGGGGCTGGCACTGGGTAACGGTTATGGCTCGAACATCACCAACATTGCGCTGATCGTTGGCCTGACGGCGGTCATCGCCCCCATTGCCGTGCATTCCCAGGTGATCCGCAAGGAGCTGCCGCTGCTGGTGGTATTGACGCTGATCGCCGGTGCCCAGTTGATTGACGGGGAGCTTTCACGGCTGGATGGCTGGGTACTGCTGGCCGTGTTTGCTGCGGTCATGGGCTGGTCGATTTTTCAGGGCCTTCGAGGTAAGGATGACCCGCTAGGGGGCGAAGCTGACGCCCAAGTAATTGCTCACCCCATGCCCCTGAAAACCGCCGTTATCTGGCTGGTGATCGGCCTGATACTGCTGATTGTCAGTTCGCGGCTGCTGGTCTGGGGGGCCGTGACCATAGCCCAGGCGCTCGGGGTCAGTGACCTGATCATCGGCCTGACCATCGTGGCGATCGGTACCTCACTGCCGGAGCTGGCCTCGGCCCTCGCTGCAGTCAAGAAAAACGAACACGACCTGATCCTCGGCAACATTCTCGGCTCCGGGATCTTCAATACCCTGGCGGTGGTTGGCCTGGCCGCCGCCATCGAACCGCTCAAGGTGGACCCGGAAGTCCTGTATCGGGACTGGACCCTGATGCTCGCTCTTACGGTGGGGCTGCTGCTCATGGGCTCTGGCCTCACCGGTTGGCGACGACTCGTCAGCCGTGTGGACGGCACCGTACTGATGCTCGTTTATGTCGCCTACACCGGCTACCTGCTCTCCACCGTGGTGGCCGCCTCCACGGCCTGAACACCGCAACGGCGACGCTGTTATTCAGCCTCGCCGTTGCCGAGCAGCTCCTTGAGCCTGCTTCGCACATCGGTCATGACCTCATCGAGGTCTGCCTTGGTCTTGCCTGCCGTATCCAGTGGGGCGCCGACGCGTACATCCACCGGCTGCCCCAGATTGATCTGCCAGGTCCGGGCCGGCAGTACCCGGTGAATCCCGCGAACCGCCACGGGTACGATCACTGCTTCAGTATCCAGGGCAAGGTGAAAACAACCCTTCTTGAAAGGCAGCAGCTTACCGTCCGGCGATCGGGTCCCCTCCGGCGCTGCCCACAGTACAATGCCGCTTTCCATCATTGCACGGGCAAGTTTGAGGTCCTGCACGGCACGCTCGTGATTCGAACGATCGACGGAGGGAAACTCGGCCGCCCGCATGGCCTGACCCAGCAGCGGGATCCCGAACAACTCCTTTTTGGCCAGCATCCGGACGGAGCCGGGCAGCGAGACAAAGGTCACCGGAATGTCGTAGTGGCTGGAGTGGGTGCACATGATGATGTAACGCCGGCCGTCCCCGAAATCGGGCACTTCGCCCCGCACCGTCAGGCTGGCCCGCACCAAGCGCAACAGGGCCGCCGACCATTCCCGGCAATACTGATCCACGATCGGTCGGTTCAGCCTGCCGAACAGGGCCCTCAACAGGATCAGCAACGAATACAGGGCCGTCAGGCCCACCGACCCCAACACCACCCCCGCACGCCGGAGCAGGGTGGCCGATTCCGTCAGCGGGTTCATTTTCAGTCGAATCATCAAGACAACACCGTTTTGATCTTTTGACCTTTCAAGGCGTTAACGCCAGCGACGGATTATAGCGGCTGCGGCTTGCGCTGAATAACCAACCCCGCAAATTGATCATTAGTTAACCAGGAGCTATATGTAATAAGGATATTCTTCGCTGTCGAACGCCTGTGCAGCGAAGACCTACCGTCAGATAACAATATCGAGGGAGACGGATCATGAAACAGGGAACCACCATCCAACGGGGACCGAACGACCCCGGGCCTGTCAACGAGGGGCGGCGCCGGATTCTGATGGGCAGCGCCGGTGCCATGGCCGCCGTCAGCCTTCTGGGAATCACGCCGCTGGCCAAAGCGGAAGAACCCAAAACCCTGCCTGACTACGCCGCCTGGAAGGAACGAAATGCGCTCATCGTCCACAGCACCAACACCATGGAAACCCGACGGGATGCCATCGGCCAGGGCGTGGTGACGCCAAGCGACCGCTTATTCATCCGCAACAATCTGCCGACCCCGCCGGAGTCCATCGTCGCCGACCGGGACGCCTGGGAAGTGCGGATCGAAGGCGTGAAAAACCCGACAACCATGACTATTGGCGAGCTTAAGGAGATCGGCGTGGCGACCGTGGCCTCGGTCCTGCAGTGCTCCGGCAATGGCCGTGCCTTCTTCCCCCACGGCGCCGGCGGAACCCAGTGGTCGGTTGGCGCCGCGGGCTGTGTCGTGTGGACCGGCGTACCACTGAAGGAGGTGGTTGACGCACTCGGGGGCATGGCCGACGGTGTGGAATACATCACCAGCACCGGGGGCGAGGAGCTGCCCGATGGACTGGATCCGAAGCAGGTTACAGTGGAGCGCTCGGTGCCGACCCGGGCCCTGGAAAACGCCCTGCTGGCCTGGGAACTGAATGACGAGCCCCTGCCCCTGACCCACGGCGGCCCGCTCCGGATGGTGGTACCCGGGTTCTACGGGGTCAACAACGTCAAATACGTCAAGCAGGTGGCCTTTACCGAAAACCAGACCGACGTGAAGATCCAGGCTTCCAGCTACCGCATCCGCGACGTTGGCGAGAAGGGCGCGCCGGACCAGCCATCGATGTGGGAGATGAACGTCAAGTCCTGGGTCACCTCACCTCTGGAAACCGGGCGGAGCGGTCGCAATATGATCTATGGCGTGGCACTGGGTGGCACGGTCGACCTGGAGAAAGTCGAGGTGTCGGTCGATGGCGGCAAATCCTGGAAGCAGGCCCGTTTCCTGGGGCCGGATCTGGGCCCCTTCGCCTGGCGTCCGTTCGTGCTGGCCGCAGACCTCTCGCCCGGCGAGTACCGGATCGTCAGCAAGGCGACCGATGTCGAGGGCAACAGCCAGCCGGAAGGCCGCACCGACAACGAACGAGGCTATGGTCACAACGGCTGGAGCGACCATGGCGTGACCGTTGCCGTCAGCTAAAACCATCGGGGCGGCAGTCAGTTGGTCCGCCCCGTTTACGCACTTCTGGACCAGAATCATGATCAAGCATGCAGTCGTGAGCCTTGCCTGCACTTTGCTGGCGACCAACGCTCTCTCGGATGAGCTCGCCGAGCAGGGCAAGAAAGTCTTTACCGAACTGGCCCAGCCATCGTGCACCATCTGCCACGCGCTGTCGGATGCCGGTTCCGCCGGGGAGATCGGGCCGAATCTGGACGAACTGGCGCCCTCGGTAACGCAGGTTCAGAATGCCGTGAAAGGCGGGGTGGGACTCATGCCGGCGTTCGGCGATTCATTATCACAGGCGCAGATTACCGCCGTTGCCCACTATGTGGCTTCCGTGACGGGCGGTGGCCCATAAAAAAACGGGGCCTTCGCCCCGTTTTCTGTTACCGGTTTTCCTTGAACACCATGGCAATGGAATTCAGGCAGTACCGCTGACCAGTGGGCGGCGGGCCATCCGGGAATACGTGCCCCAGGTGGCTGTCGCACCGGGGGCAACGGATCTCCGTGCGGGCCATGCCCAGGCTGTTGTCTTCCAGATAGCGAATGTGTTCCGGATCGTAGGGCTGGAAAAAGCTGGGCCAGCCGGTACCGGAATCAAACTTGGAATCCGAGCTGAACAGCGGCAGATCGCACAGGCGGCAGTGATAGGCGCCTGACATCTTGTTGTCCAGCAGCGTGCCACAGAACGGGTGCTCAGTTCCGTGATCCAGCAACACCTCGCGTTCTTCCGGTGTCAGGTCGGCCGCTTTTTCGTCAACCTGCGCTTTCGTCAGCGGCGTCAGGTCATAACCTGCAGCAGATTTACTCATGGTTCAGCTCCTCAGGCCATGTTGTTATCGGAATCGTCGGAATATTCAGGTTTCAAACGGTCACCGTAGTTGTCCACCAGTTTCTCCATTTTCGGCGCTGCAACCGCCATGATGTAGGGCTGGTAGGGATTCCGGGCCGCGAAATTCTGATGGTAGGCCTCGGCCGGATAGAACGCATCCAGCGGCTCCAGCGTGGTCACGATCGGGTCCGGATAAACCCCGGCAGCGCCCAGCTGCCGGATATACGACTCGGCCACCTGCTTCTGTTCCGGCGTTTCGTAAAAAATCGCAGAACGGTACTGGGTGCCCCGGTCGTTGCCCTGGCGGTTCAGCTGCGTTGGGTCGTGGGCGACCGAGAAGAATACCTTAAGCAGCTCGCCAAAACTGACTTTCCCGGGGTTATAGTGGACATCCACTACCTCGGCGTGACCGGTCTTGCCGGTGCAAACCGCCTCGTATTTGGCGGTTTCCGCGCTCCCGCCGGCGTACCCTGATTCGACCGATTCGACACCGTCCATGGCCAGGAACACCGCCTCGACGCACCAGAAGCAGCCACCGGCCAATACCAGCCGGGCCGCATCACCGCCCTGGGGGAGATTCTGTTCGGGATCCGGGAAACGGCTGCGGGGCACATTCAGCCCGGGAATATCACACGATGTCACCATGATGTCCTCGATAAATAAGATGCTGTTGGTTGGGACGTTTAACGTTCCAGATTGTGGCTGTTACGGTACGCTTTTGCCAATGGCTCAGTCCCTGTACCCAAACATGAACATTGCACCGTTCCGGTTGCATACCCCGACAGGCCAACCATAATGACAGACAGGGTTTGCCACTATGCGATCTGACAATCGCCCGTTCGGCATATCAAGGACAGAAACATGACGGCAAGGGCTCGAACACCCAAAAATCAGGACGAGTTGCTGGAATATCGCCTGAGCCTGCGACTGGGGCCCGTTCACGCCCGCCAGAGGCTGGGTATTGAACGCGAAGCAGAGGCCCTGGTCTTCGGCCAGGACGGCGGCTCCTTCCACCTGGAGAACGTCACCAACGCTCCCGGTTTTATCCGCTTCTGCCTGAAACTGGTCGGCCTCTTCGGTCGGGGACAGGCGAACAGCCGGCGTCTGGATACCGTCTACAACCGCTTCCGCCTACCTGATCTGCCGGCGGCCTTCGAAGGCTTCCGGATTCTGCACCTGACCGATCTCCACGTGGACATGGACGAAGCCAATCTGCAGGCGGTGATTCGCCAGATTGAACCTCTGGACTACGACCTCTGCGTGCTCACCGGTGACTACCGCCGGCTAACCT
Proteins encoded in this window:
- a CDS encoding cytochrome c translates to MIKHAVVSLACTLLATNALSDELAEQGKKVFTELAQPSCTICHALSDAGSAGEIGPNLDELAPSVTQVQNAVKGGVGLMPAFGDSLSQAQITAVAHYVASVTGGGP
- a CDS encoding 1-acyl-sn-glycerol-3-phosphate acyltransferase, which encodes MIRLKMNPLTESATLLRRAGVVLGSVGLTALYSLLILLRALFGRLNRPIVDQYCREWSAALLRLVRASLTVRGEVPDFGDGRRYIIMCTHSSHYDIPVTFVSLPGSVRMLAKKELFGIPLLGQAMRAAEFPSVDRSNHERAVQDLKLARAMMESGIVLWAAPEGTRSPDGKLLPFKKGCFHLALDTEAVIVPVAVRGIHRVLPARTWQINLGQPVDVRVGAPLDTAGKTKADLDEVMTDVRSRLKELLGNGEAE
- the msrA gene encoding peptide-methionine (S)-S-oxide reductase MsrA, with amino-acid sequence MVTSCDIPGLNVPRSRFPDPEQNLPQGGDAARLVLAGGCFWCVEAVFLAMDGVESVESGYAGGSAETAKYEAVCTGKTGHAEVVDVHYNPGKVSFGELLKVFFSVAHDPTQLNRQGNDRGTQYRSAIFYETPEQKQVAESYIRQLGAAGVYPDPIVTTLEPLDAFYPAEAYHQNFAARNPYQPYIMAVAAPKMEKLVDNYGDRLKPEYSDDSDNNMA
- the nhaD gene encoding sodium:proton antiporter NhaD; this encodes MSALEAVLIALAVLALLGVIFEEIIHVNKAKVTLFFGTLSWIVLFLASGSEGETDAISTGLSESIAEIAGLWLFLVAAMTFVAYLNKKGMIENLIYLIMPKQVSERKLLFLTGLFCFIFSSLADNITATLVSCSLILSLDLELKKRLQFVTLVVFAVNSGGVSLITGDVTTLMIFLADKVEILTLLTLAIPASITVFILAVFLSKGLTGTVTLRSTKNEIRPVDAVISGLFLLTILSTIAGNALFGVPPVLTFLFGLSIMFLVSRFMSDDSDLDPILEYIRIIEFETLLFFLGILLLVGMLKEIHALDSFVAIYDILPPLYANYLMGIFSAVIDNVPLTAALLKAGITMNPGEWMGLTYAVGVGGSLLVIGSAAGIVAMSKIPGLTFGAYMRYLAHLLAAYTLGYAGVFMLGRFIN
- the mqo gene encoding malate dehydrogenase (quinone); the encoded protein is MAARQADVVLVGGGVMSATLGMMLRQLDPSLDIVMVERLDHVAHESTDGWNNAGTGHAGYCELNYTPETGDGDVAIDRALQINAQFEVSLQFWSYLVEQGMLPDPKTFINRTPHQSFVWGEKNVAFLKRRFERLSAHHLFREMEYTESPDDLEEWMPLVVKDRDPMQRVAATRIKHGADVDFGSLTRSMVEYLESQPNFELMLSSPVHYIDQRDNGRWKVRVRNQKTGELTKLEAGFVFLGAGGGALPMLQKSGIEEARGYGGFPVSGQWLVCRKPDIVEQHHSKVYGKAPIGAPPMSVPHLDTRIINGEPALLFGPFAGFTTRFLKQGSIFDLFGSVKPTNLRPMLSVSKSNMDLTRYLIGEVFQSHSDRVASLRNFFPDAREEDWELKMAGQRVQIIKQQEGGGGKLEFGTEIVAAKDGTLAALLGASPGASTAANAMLDVLERCFPESLKSADWQERLKQLIPSYGQSLVEDEALLTKVRERTLSTLKLN
- a CDS encoding calcium/sodium antiporter, giving the protein MVMAIGAIIAGLVLLVWSADKFVEGAAATAKHLGMPALLIGMVIIGFGTSAPELAVSAMAAADGNPGLALGNGYGSNITNIALIVGLTAVIAPIAVHSQVIRKELPLLVVLTLIAGAQLIDGELSRLDGWVLLAVFAAVMGWSIFQGLRGKDDPLGGEADAQVIAHPMPLKTAVIWLVIGLILLIVSSRLLVWGAVTIAQALGVSDLIIGLTIVAIGTSLPELASALAAVKKNEHDLILGNILGSGIFNTLAVVGLAAAIEPLKVDPEVLYRDWTLMLALTVGLLLMGSGLTGWRRLVSRVDGTVLMLVYVAYTGYLLSTVVAASTA
- a CDS encoding sulfite oxidase → MKQGTTIQRGPNDPGPVNEGRRRILMGSAGAMAAVSLLGITPLAKAEEPKTLPDYAAWKERNALIVHSTNTMETRRDAIGQGVVTPSDRLFIRNNLPTPPESIVADRDAWEVRIEGVKNPTTMTIGELKEIGVATVASVLQCSGNGRAFFPHGAGGTQWSVGAAGCVVWTGVPLKEVVDALGGMADGVEYITSTGGEELPDGLDPKQVTVERSVPTRALENALLAWELNDEPLPLTHGGPLRMVVPGFYGVNNVKYVKQVAFTENQTDVKIQASSYRIRDVGEKGAPDQPSMWEMNVKSWVTSPLETGRSGRNMIYGVALGGTVDLEKVEVSVDGGKSWKQARFLGPDLGPFAWRPFVLAADLSPGEYRIVSKATDVEGNSQPEGRTDNERGYGHNGWSDHGVTVAVS
- the msrB gene encoding peptide-methionine (R)-S-oxide reductase MsrB, giving the protein MSKSAAGYDLTPLTKAQVDEKAADLTPEEREVLLDHGTEHPFCGTLLDNKMSGAYHCRLCDLPLFSSDSKFDSGTGWPSFFQPYDPEHIRYLEDNSLGMARTEIRCPRCDSHLGHVFPDGPPPTGQRYCLNSIAMVFKENR